A single window of Deinococcus budaensis DNA harbors:
- a CDS encoding polyprenyl synthetase family protein, protein MTGVAALTLPGAVFEARLREVLRSRVAFIELIGDDLVAAGGKRARPGVTFLAAQALGADPDSPAWSAVTDLAVCVELLHSASLLHDDLIDDADTRRGQQAAFRRFGNVVSVMSGDFMLARLLTLLAGMPHGAALTQAFGAAATRICEGEVLQFQVAAYADYSLDNYLDVIHGKTAALVELAASAPALLRAAPAPQQAALATFGRAYGLAFQMQDDLLDLMGDEQALGKPVGGDLREGKATFPVLELLKGPHAREVRAVLERRAAEPGDAARVRDLALLEGAAESTRQEIRRHAGLAVQALGALPPSGARDALADLALHESRRAS, encoded by the coding sequence ATGACTGGCGTGGCCGCCCTGACCCTCCCCGGTGCCGTCTTCGAGGCGCGGCTGCGTGAGGTGCTGCGCTCGCGCGTGGCCTTTATCGAACTGATCGGCGACGACCTGGTCGCGGCGGGCGGCAAGCGGGCGCGGCCCGGCGTCACCTTTCTGGCGGCCCAGGCCCTGGGCGCCGACCCCGACAGCCCGGCCTGGAGCGCCGTGACGGACCTCGCCGTGTGCGTGGAGCTGCTGCACTCGGCCTCCCTGCTGCACGACGACCTGATCGACGACGCCGACACCCGGCGGGGCCAGCAGGCGGCCTTCCGCAGATTCGGCAACGTGGTCAGCGTGATGAGCGGCGACTTCATGCTCGCGCGGCTGCTGACGCTGCTGGCCGGAATGCCCCACGGCGCGGCGCTGACCCAGGCGTTTGGCGCGGCGGCCACCCGCATCTGCGAGGGCGAGGTCTTGCAGTTTCAGGTTGCCGCCTACGCCGACTACAGCCTGGACAACTACCTCGACGTGATTCACGGCAAGACGGCCGCGCTGGTCGAACTGGCGGCCTCGGCCCCGGCGCTGCTGCGGGCGGCTCCGGCGCCGCAGCAGGCGGCCCTCGCCACCTTCGGGCGCGCGTACGGCCTGGCCTTTCAGATGCAAGACGACCTGCTTGACCTGATGGGCGACGAGCAGGCGCTGGGCAAGCCCGTCGGCGGCGACCTGCGCGAGGGCAAGGCCACCTTCCCGGTGCTCGAGCTGCTGAAAGGTCCCCACGCCCGCGAGGTGCGCGCCGTGCTGGAGCGCCGGGCCGCCGAACCCGGCGACGCGGCGCGCGTGCGCGACCTCGCCCTGCTGGAGGGAGCGGCCGAAAGCACCCGCCAGGAGATCCGCCGCCACGCGGGTCTGGCCGTTCAGGCCCTGGGCGCGCTCCCGCCCTCCGGGGCGCGGGACGCCCTGGCCGACCTGGCCCTGCACGAGAGCCGCCGCGCCTCCTGA